In the genome of Oscarella lobularis chromosome 1, ooOscLobu1.1, whole genome shotgun sequence, one region contains:
- the LOC136190511 gene encoding uncharacterized protein isoform X1: MVAAWVLQNGPVQTAVNSLLGTTADEQSFVTADNCVHGHTNHATNIVGFGTHPLKGPYWIIRNSWGSNFGDGGFVKLARGAHCASCCTTARLQMYGDPSAYWPKAGEAPPKPAPPPPIAQYPPGPCMVPTKPLDQGQVYEIGLQNCDFAPQWNFPANNTNASSPVTLKCDKTMCLATRALGGTIPSTCKQEPGQCYGNGISGAFFKFQTAYPTACCYACQNSGAQSAKQLEKQVEAGGYASTCTGWTHDAANETCTLHNVTATLTSCGANMTAGTRAPAFAGKQQNRVPSFQNRSLVLAKCDGSADQMWTYNTFASVWGGVGGALGQSQSGDCAETTLCDGWRTCEGKRIQPAKCTGAPGSRAPKPQIFAYGYQTVHCLPGMPSCGSGCCLVKTSASVGKVWANGGCLGVCAYE; encoded by the coding sequence ATGGTCGCTGCTTGGGTACTGCAAAACGGTCCCGTCCAGACGGCAGTCAACTCGTTGCTCGGCACTACTGCCGACGAGCAGAGCTTCGTCACGGCGGACAACTGCGTTCACGGTCACACGAATCACGCTACGAACATCGTGGGCTTTGGCACACATCCTCTCAAGGGTCCGTACTGGATCATACGCAATAGCTGGGGCTCGAACTTCGGCGACGGTGGCTTTGTGAAGCTCGCCCGGGGAGCGCATTGCGCGTCGTGCTGCACCACCGCTCGGTTGCAAATGTACGGAGATCCGTCCGCGTATTGGCCCAAGGCTGGAGAGGCGCCGCCCAAGCCCGCTCCACCTCCGCCCATTGCGCAGTATCCGCCAGGGCCGTGCATGGTGCCGACGAAACCCCTAGATCAGGGTCAAGTGTACGAAATTGGCCTTCAAAACTGCGACTTTGCTCCGCAGTGGAATTTCCCAGCTAATAACACCAACGCAAGCTCTCCGGTGACACTGAAGTGCGATAAGACTATGTGCCTTGCAACGCGTGCTCTCGGTGGAACGATCCCGTCGACGTGCAAGCAGGAGCCGGGTCAATGCTACGGTAATGGCATTTCCGGCGCCTTCTTCAAGTTCCAGACGGCCTACCCAACGGCATGTTGTTACGCGTGTCAGAATTCCGGCGCTCAAAGTGCCAAGCAGCTGGAAAAGCAAGTCGAGGCAGGAGGCTACGCTTCGACGTGCACGGGCTGGACCCACGACGCCGCTAACGAGACTTGCACGCTGCATAACGTGACAGCGACCCTCACGTCGTGCGGCGCAAACATGACTGCCGGTACTCGAGCTCCAGCTTTCGCCGGGAAGCAACAAAATCGAGTGCCGAGTTTTCAAAATCGTAGCTTGGTGCTGGCAAAGTGCGACGGAAGCGCCGATCAGATGTGGACCTATAATACATTCGCAAGCGTATggggcggcgtcggcggcgctcTGGGCCAATCGCAGTCTGGTGACTGTGCCGAGACAACGCTCTGTGATGGGTGGCGCACGTGCGAAGGGAAGCGCATTCAGCCTGCAAAGTGCACTGGTGCTCCAGGCAGTCGGGCGCCCAAACCCCAGATCTTTGCATACGGCTACCAGACTGTTCACTGCCTGCCGGGTATGCCGAGTTGTGGAAGCGGTTGCTGTTTGGTGAAGACCAGCGCTTCCGTGGGAAAGGTTTGGGCCAATGGCGGTTGTTTGGGTGTGTGTGCCTACGAGTAA
- the LOC136190511 gene encoding ankyrin repeat domain-containing protein 1-like isoform X2 has protein sequence MADPLWIAKLRPIQDKVVPLIGGLLNGVLLDALVAASLLSDADYENVRAKRKQSDLEGARELISLLKKKPSPTFDTFCETLRRIEDGGVSRDAILKELQVQTQVTSFSALARDAATKPAAGGDGGDRANVAPLSRKRSNVESGERQASFSKRQLSEVERTDVVATCMASSFPSAKKAKFEKPLRRSSLSSRFVIEKLIAIIEGRHDPQSVNELKRFLSTEKGFRSEQFFPSSSVLRFVAGREFESAEEADEWLGYLVSQKNKNLDESSRHGLCPLHSACEWGNIFGVRWLVENGASVNAKDKSERAPYHYACKGSCDALKKIVLLEEYGYVLSPADLVFAAERSFSSSTEAHEFFHYFVIEKGMSVNATDENGDTLLHSSCWFWSEMASRAQC, from the exons ATGGCGGATCCTCTATGGATTGCTAAGCTTCGTCCTATTCAAGACAAAGTCGTTCCTCTTATCGGGGGACTACTCAACGGTGTGCTTCTTGATGCGCTTGTGGCGGCGAGCCTTCTTAGCGACGCAGACTACGAGAACGTGCGCGCAAAGAGGAAACAAAGCGACCTTGAAGGAGCAAGAGAGTTGATCAGcctgctgaagaaaaagccgtCTCCGACGTTTGACACTTTCTgcgaaacgcttcgacgcATAGAAGACGGGGGAGTGTCAAGAGACGCCATTCTAAAGGAGCTTCAAGTTCAAACTCAAGTTACTTCCTTCA gcGCTCTAGCACGGGATGCTGCTACTAAG CCCGCTGCTGGGGGTGATGGGGGCGATCGAGCAAACGTTGCGCCTCTGTCGCGCAAAAGGAGCAACGTTGAAAGCGGTGAACGTCAAGCTTCTTTCTCTAAGAGG CAACTTAGCGAGGTTGAACGTACAG ACGTTGTTGCTACATGTATGGCGTCCTCCTTCCCTtcggcgaaaaaagcgaaattcGAGAAGCCGCTT AGACGGAGTTCCTTGTCCTCTCGTTTTGTGATTGAAAAATTGATCGCAATAATCGAGGGAAGACACGATCCACAGTCCGTGAATGAACTGAAAAGGTTTCTCTCCACGGAAAAAGGTTTTCGATCTGAACAG TTCTTTCCGTCCTCGTCAGTCCTTCGGTTTGTGGCTGGAAGAGAGTTTGAGTCGGCCGAGGAAGCGGACGAGTGGCTCGGCTATTTGGTTTCgcagaaaaataaaaacctcGACGAGTCATCACGG CACGGACTTTGTCCACTTCACTCTGCGTGCgagtggggaaatatttttggcgttaGATGGCTTGTCGAGAACGGTGCAAGTGTTAACGCGAAAGACAAA TCTGAACGTGCGCCGTATCATTATGCCTGTAAAGGTTCCTGCGACgcattgaagaaaattgtcCTTTTAGAAGAATATGGCTACGTTTTGTCGCCTGCCGATCTT gttTTTGCAGCTGAacgttcgttttcgtcttctacggAAGCTcacgaattttttcattatTTTGTTATTGAGAAAGGAATGAGCGTAAACGCTACTGACGAG AATGGTGACACTCTTCTGCATTCTTCCTGCTGGTTTTGGAGTGAAATGGCTTCAAGAGCACAATGCTGA
- the LOC136190401 gene encoding zinc metalloproteinase-disintegrin-like 8 → MITKKGIDNCYYHGRVSGFANSNAVISSCSGLEGVFFYGSDLDTYFYINPLKDELDGSFLHSIERASDLEAFPITNTCGNESNRTHRFSNPIRSPFAEHEIAKRSQMRIPRDVFGETKYVELLLVNDNRRFTALGSVAAVESQTVQIANIADENYRRQLNTRVVLVGVITWNNGDQIEVSSLAGTTLARFAEYRRTVLSQTVPNDVAHLLTQVDLAGSVGVAYQGGTCTAFGAAGVVQFLVSVGATGLTLTHALGHNLGMLHGDFRPCDICFNDTIGCIMAASFNPNRPPTEFSLCSELDYLNYLAIGHGSCLFDVPSNAFSPPECGNHLVEEGEECDCGITAECGALSKCCNSSTCLLQPGSQCANGLCCNTSECSFLPEGVPCREGATLCDLTEYCSGDNGECPANLHLQDGTACFDYVECQSNGTACFDRVESKCYDGGCNSRLKQCRSIWGSDAIVCYALNVGGDQFGFCARTNGTFFACEAKDQQCGLLFCSRGSTDPILRQEANTVSISSSTGCRGAYTADGDEETPVVGMVNNGITCGPEEICLNQQCMHLSTIVKPCPVGENRQICSGNGVCNSNNECSCSEGYFPPNCTVAPTTALTAAPTTEAVTTALPTTASVPTTTEPTITALPATTPSVSAAALTTVTTAALSTTTGKLTTSTTKAVLSAKPATTASPKTTLLPTMEKPATTAPTTKTATTKSPTTATTEPVTTSEQTTAVSTTVEPTNETKEGGGMTFALAIGLPAIALLLIFVITVICLRRRRQTVNIAKGKGDDPKYYSPKQKWQMADMDETITTQMRLETLSSKTAENPAYSSVDPVHKTATAYSSVVAVDPVHEAAENPAYSSVVAVDPIYATVLENESR, encoded by the exons ATGATAACGAAG AAAGGCATTGACAACTGCTATTATCACGGTCGAGTTTCCGGATTCGCTAACTCCAATGCAGTCATTAGCAGCTGCAGCGGATTAGA AGGAGTGTTTTTCTATGGTTCTGACTTGGATACGTATTTCTACATCAATCCGCTCAAGGACGAACTAGATGGCAGTTTCTTGCACTCCATCGAAAGGGCAAGCGACTTGGAGGCGTTTCCTATTACGAATACTTGTG GGAACGAATCCAATCGTACGCATCGTTTTTCAAACCCAATTCGCTCGCCCTTTGCTGAACACGAAATTGCCAAAAGAAGTCAAATGAGG ATTCCCAGAGACGTCTTCGGAGAGACAAAGTACGTCGAACTGTTACTAGTGAACGACAACCGTCGA TTCACTGCTTTGGGGAGCGTGGCTGCTGTAGAGTCTCAAACAGTCCAGATTGCTAATATTGCTGATGAA AATTATAGACGGCAGCTGAATACGAGAGTCGTTTTAGTCGGAGTAATAACGTGGAACAACGGAGATCAAATTGAAGTCAGCTCTCTCGCCGGTACTACACTTGCGCGATTCGCCGAATATCGTCGAACTGTCTTGTCTCAAACCGTTcccaacgacgtcgctcatCTGCTAAC GCAAGTCGACTTGGCCGGAAGCGTCGGCGTAGCTTACCAAGGCGGAACTTGCACCGCGTTTGGCGCTGCTGGTGTCGTTCAG TTCCTCGTGTCTGTTGGAGCGACGGGTTTGACCTTGACCCACGCGTTGGGGCACAACTTGGGAATGTTACACGGCGACTTCC GTCCTTGTGATATTTGTTTTAATGATACAATTGGGTGCATTATGGCGGCTTCGTTTAA TCCGAATCGACCGCCCACTGAATTTTCGTTATGCAGCGAGTTGGACTATTTGAACTATTTAGCAATCGGTCACGGCAGTTGCCTCTTCGACGTTCCTTCCAAC GCATTCAGTCCTCCTGAATGTGGAAATCATTTGGTGGAAGAAGGAGAGGAGTGCGATTGTGGAATTACAGCG GAATGCGGTGCTTTAAGCAAATGCTGCAACAGCTCTACTTGCTTGCTGCAGCCCGGATCCCAGTGTGCGAACGGACTTTGCTGCAATACTAGCGAGTGCTCG TTTTTACCTGAAGGAGTTCCATGTCGGGAAGGGGCGACACTGTGCGACTTGACGGAATATTGCTCGGGCGATAACGGAGAG TGCCCGGCAAACCTTCACCTGCAGGACGGGACGGCGTGCTTTGATTACGTTGAA TGCCAGTCTAACGGGACGGCGTGCTTTGATCGCGTTGAA TCAAAATGCTACGACGGAGGGTGCAACAGCCGCCTAAAACAGTGCCGGTCTATTTGGGGATCTG acGCAATTGTCTGTTATGCTCTTAACGTCGGAGGAGACCAATTCGGATTTTGCGCACGAACTAATGGTACCTTTTTTGCGTGCGAAGCCAA AGATCAGCAATGCGGGCTCCTCTTTTGCTCAAGAGGATCCACCGATCCAATACTTCGGCAAGAAGCTAACACAGTGTCTATTTCCTCAAGCACTGGTTGTCG GGGAGCCTACACGGCTgatggagacgaagagacgcCTGTAGTAGGAATGGTTAACAACGGAATTACTTGCGGCCCAGAAGAG ATTTGTCTCAATCAACAGTGCATGCATCTGAGTACAATAGTAAAGCCTTGCCCGGTCGGAGAAAATCGCCAAATTTGCTCGGGAAACGGGGTGTGCAACAGTAACAACGAGTGCTCGTGCAGCGAAGGATACTTTCCTCCCAACTGCACAGTCGCGCCGACGACTGCGTTAACTGCTGCTCCTACAACTGAGGCAGTGACGACAGCTTTACCAACGACCGCCTCAgtgccgacgacgacagagCCTACGATTACTGCTTTGCCGGCTACGACTCCGTCAGTATCTGCAGCCGCTCTGACGACTGTGACGACAGCTGCtctttcaacgacgactggAAAATTAACGACATCCACTACAAAAGCTGTGCTTTCTGCAAAGCCTGCAACCACTGCTTCACCAAAAACTACTCTGCTACCGACTATGGAAAAGCCTGCGACCACTGCGCCTACCACAaagactgcaactactaAATCGCCAACGACAGCTACTACAGAGCCAGTAACGACATCTGAACAAACGACTGCTGTGTCAACAACCGTAGAGCCTACCAATGAAACAAAAG AAGGTGGTGGCATGACTTTTGCTCTGGCTATTGGACTTCCGGCTATTGCTCTATTGCTGATTTTTGTGATAACTGTCATTTGCttgcgaagaagacgacaaaCGGTAAATAttgcaaaaggaaagggCGATGATCCAAAGTACTATTCCCCTAAACAAAAGTGGCAAATGGCTGACATGGATGAAACAATAACCACGCAAATGAGACTCGAAACGCTGTCTAGCAAAACGGCCGAAAATCCAGCTTATTCTAGCGTTGATCCAGTGCACAAAACGGCCACAGCTTATTCCAGCGTTGTTGCAGTCGATCCAGTGCACGAAGCGGCTGAAAATCCAGCTTATTCTAGCGTTGTTGCAGTCGATCCAATATACGCTactgttttagaaaatgagAGCCGCTAG